In Rosa chinensis cultivar Old Blush chromosome 1, RchiOBHm-V2, whole genome shotgun sequence, a genomic segment contains:
- the LOC112196631 gene encoding uncharacterized protein LOC112196631, producing the protein MANQPYTRKHFQNNGEPPTNQETGITGASEHAVLYNEVSNSFWALLDWVISIWRVVFGRQRPGITVSDNRVRGNTGVCNGMLLVGNSTQDHARKTQISEDDKPEDDRKPCIDVSRNQIDDNNGFANGIFSVGNK; encoded by the exons ATGGCAAATCAACCATATACCCGGAAGCATTTTCAAAATAATGGAGAGCCACCCACCAACCAAG AAACTGGGATCACTGGTGCTTCCGAGCATGCTGTGCTGTATAATGAAGTATCAAATTCATTTTGGGCGCTTTTGGATTGGGTGATTTCAATATGGAGAGTTGTATTTGGAAGGCAGAGACCTGGCATTACTGTTTCTGAtaatcgagttcgtggaaacACCGGGGTCTGTAATGGAATGTTACTTGTTGGCAACAGTACGCAGGATCATGCTCGGAAAACACAGATCAGCGAGGACGACAAACCTGAAGATGATCGGAAACCTTGTATTGATGTTTCTCGTAATCAAATTGATGACAACAACGGGTTCGCTAATGGAATTTTCTCTGTTGGCAACAAGTAA